A segment of the Brevibacterium zhoupengii genome:
GCAGACCAACTACTCTAGCTCAATGATATCGCGCACGAAAGGCCACAATCACATTCAACCGGGAGCCACCTCGGCGAGGTCAGGTCCCGAAGGACGATGACCATCGTCAGGAGATGTAGGGCATCGGGTCGACGTAGCCGCCGTTCTTCATGATCTCGAAGTGCAGGTGGCAGCCGGTGGAGGCACCAGTAGTGCCCGAATCAGAGATGACCTGCCCCTTCTTCACCTTCTGCCCATCATGGACCTTCAGGTCCGTGTTGTGGTTGTACGTCGAGGCGATCGAGTCGCCCTTGATCTTTCCGTGGGAGATCACGACGCGGTTGCCATACCCGCCGGTCCAACCGGAGATCACGACGATGCCATCGCCTGCGGCACGGATCGGGGTGCCGCAGGGAACGCCGAAGTCGGTGCCCGAGTGAAGCTTCTTGGCCCCGGTGATCGGGTGGATGCGGTACCCGAATGGTGAAGTGGTGGGATAGCCCTTAGCAGGGTTGGCCAGTTCGCCGTCGCCGTAGACGAACTTGCCCTTCTTCTCCTGCTCCTTCTCCCAGTCACGGACCTTCTTCGCCAGACGATCCTGCTCGTCCTGTTCCTTCTGCAGCTGTTCTTCGGTCTCAGCCTTGTTGTCGGAGATCGTCTTCTCCGCATCGTCCTTCGCCGAGATGATGTCATTGAGGCTGTCGGACTTCTTCTTCGCGTCGACCTGTGCGGCCTCCTTGGCCAGCACCGCCTCGGCGGCTTCATCCTTGAGGTCCGAGATCTCATCGGTGACACCGGAGAGGCGCTCTTCGTTGTTCTTGTTCACCGCTCGCTGCTCGGAGAGGTTGTCGATCGTGCGCTGCTGTGATCGCACTGCGGAGTCCACCCGCCCGATTCCGCCATCGGCGCTAGTGCCCTCGGCCATCTGCAGCAGCATCGCCAGGTCGGAGGTGATGCCCGAGTTCTGGTAGGCCTGACGCCCAATCCGTGCGGCCGAGGTCTTGTGCTTGTCGATCTCCTCCGCGCCGTCCTTGATCGAGGTCTTGAGATCCTTCTGGGCATTCTGCGCCGAGGTGAGGCGAGCGGCCATGGCATCATCGTTCTCGATGGCCTCGGCCAGAGCATCATCGGCCTTCTTCGACGCGGCTTCTGCGTCGGGCAGCTTCTCCTCGGCCGCATCGCGTTCGGCGATGACTCGAGCCAGTTCCTCGTCAAGTCCCTCGAACTCCTGCTGGAGCTCCTTGACCCGCTCATCGACCTTGCTCTTGTCATCGCGAGGGTTCGCCCCCGCCGAGGTGACGGGCATGATGATGGCCAGCACTGCTGCTGTGAGAACTAAACCGAGTCTGCGCTTCATCTCAGACCTTCGTGTACTTATTCAAGGTGATCAGGGACGATGCGCCGGCCATGATCACACCGATGGCGATGAGGATCGGTGCCACGATGAGGACGTTGACTCCCGAGATCAGGCTGAAGCCGGTCGCCTGGCCTTCCAACCACCCGCTGACGCCGAAGTGGACGAGGAGGCCCAGCGCGCCGGCGGACAAGGTGGCTCCGATCGCCGAGGCGATGACGCCTTCGAGCAGGAACGGGAGTTGGATGAAGGTGTTCGAGGCACCCACCAACCGCATGATTCCCGTCTCACGCCGCCTGGAGAACGCGGAGAGTCGGATGGTCGTGGCGATGAGCAGCATGGCGCACAGCAGCATGATCCCGGCGATCGCGACAGCGACGACGGTGGCGATGTTGAGGACGCCGAACAGCCGGTCAAGGAGCTGGTTCTGGTCAACGACTTCTTCGACGCCCTGGGTCGAGGAGAACGATTCCTTGATGATGTCGTACTTCTCGGCGTCCTTGAGTTTGACCCTGAAGGACTCGTTCATCTCGTCTTCGGGAACTGTGCCTTCGAGACTGGTGCCCTTGAACTGGTCTTGGAAGTGCTCGAATGCCTCGCCCTTGTCCTCGAAGTAGACCTCGTCGACATAGGGGGCAAGCTCAGAGCTTTCGAGCTGATCTTCGATGTTCTTCTTCTGCGTATCGGTGGCTT
Coding sequences within it:
- a CDS encoding M23 family metallopeptidase — protein: MKRRLGLVLTAAVLAIIMPVTSAGANPRDDKSKVDERVKELQQEFEGLDEELARVIAERDAAEEKLPDAEAASKKADDALAEAIENDDAMAARLTSAQNAQKDLKTSIKDGAEEIDKHKTSAARIGRQAYQNSGITSDLAMLLQMAEGTSADGGIGRVDSAVRSQQRTIDNLSEQRAVNKNNEERLSGVTDEISDLKDEAAEAVLAKEAAQVDAKKKSDSLNDIISAKDDAEKTISDNKAETEEQLQKEQDEQDRLAKKVRDWEKEQEKKGKFVYGDGELANPAKGYPTTSPFGYRIHPITGAKKLHSGTDFGVPCGTPIRAAGDGIVVISGWTGGYGNRVVISHGKIKGDSIASTYNHNTDLKVHDGQKVKKGQVISDSGTTGASTGCHLHFEIMKNGGYVDPMPYIS
- the ftsX gene encoding permease-like cell division protein FtsX, yielding MRAGFILSEVWSGLRKNVSMVLSVVLVTFVSLLFVGAAILLQMQVGQMKDYWYDRVQVSVFLCPPDSEATNCVEGEATDTQKKNIEDQLESSELAPYVDEVYFEDKGEAFEHFQDQFKGTSLEGTVPEDEMNESFRVKLKDAEKYDIIKESFSSTQGVEEVVDQNQLLDRLFGVLNIATVVAVAIAGIMLLCAMLLIATTIRLSAFSRRRETGIMRLVGASNTFIQLPFLLEGVIASAIGATLSAGALGLLVHFGVSGWLEGQATGFSLISGVNVLIVAPILIAIGVIMAGASSLITLNKYTKV